The genomic window CGGGAAAAGAAATACATAGAGAGAGAAGAAAAATATCAAGAGACAATATACGAAAATCAAACAATCATAAAAGAACTATCTAAAAAGTTTGGTGTAGTGGAGACAATTCAGAAAGACGTCAGCTATATCAAAGATGAATTGAAGAGGAGGTGAAAA from Tepidimicrobium xylanilyticum includes these protein-coding regions:
- a CDS encoding BhlA/UviB family holin-like peptide, producing the protein MEKTLMDLATSNGIWAALYVFLFIYVLYDSKNREKKYIEREEKYQETIYENQTIIKELSKKFGVVETIQKDVSYIKDELKRR